A genome region from Tolypothrix sp. PCC 7712 includes the following:
- a CDS encoding CTB family bacteriocin: protein MLGDEITPNDDVTELSDEELDEVAGGFSLKFQAARFASTVISNDQTVSGSHKRLANSAFKAETIESSFLQVTIVDATTDDLKVLNELFGGSSALDGSA, encoded by the coding sequence ATGTTAGGTGACGAAATTACTCCTAATGATGACGTGACCGAATTGTCGGATGAGGAGTTAGACGAAGTAGCTGGTGGTTTCAGTCTGAAGTTTCAAGCTGCAAGATTTGCATCGACAGTGATATCTAACGACCAAACTGTATCTGGATCTCATAAAAGATTAGCAAATTCAGCATTTAAGGCAGAAACCATAGAATCGTCATTTCTCCAAGTCACCATTGTTGATGCAACAACCGATGATTTAAAAGTGCTTAACGAGTTATTTGGCGGTTCATCTGCACTCGACGGTTCTGCATAA
- a CDS encoding CTB family bacteriocin: MSDHIQPQELSSEELDNVAGGASRRAEAFTAELTDFQITTLEADRNGVRSKVFQSTDDFKAALFEEQTTGK, encoded by the coding sequence ATGTCTGACCACATTCAACCCCAAGAACTATCTTCTGAAGAACTAGATAACGTTGCTGGTGGTGCAAGTCGTAGAGCAGAAGCTTTCACCGCAGAGTTGACAGATTTTCAAATCACTACACTTGAAGCAGATCGTAACGGAGTTCGTAGTAAAGTTTTCCAATCCACAGATGATTTTAAAGCTGCTCTTTTTGAAGAACAAACAACAGGCAAATAA
- a CDS encoding CTB family bacteriocin, with translation MSDHIQPQELSAEELDNVAGGASRFAAAATSELDDAQISSFNAGRNGIQSNNLQETVDFKAALVEFTQTGK, from the coding sequence ATGTCTGACCACATTCAACCCCAAGAACTATCCGCTGAAGAACTAGATAACGTTGCTGGTGGTGCAAGTCGTTTTGCAGCTGCTGCAACTAGTGAACTAGATGATGCACAAATCAGCAGCTTCAATGCTGGTCGCAATGGTATTCAAAGCAACAACCTTCAAGAAACCGTTGACTTCAAGGCTGCGCTTGTTGAATTCACTCAAACAGGTAAGTAG
- a CDS encoding CTB family bacteriocin — protein sequence MSDHIQPQELSAEELDNVAGGASRFAAAATSELDDAQISSFNAGRNGIQSNNLQETVDFKAALFEFTQTGE from the coding sequence ATGTCTGACCACATTCAACCCCAAGAACTATCCGCTGAAGAACTAGATAACGTTGCTGGTGGTGCAAGTCGTTTTGCAGCTGCTGCAACTAGTGAACTAGATGATGCACAAATCAGCAGCTTCAATGCTGGTCGCAATGGTATTCAAAGCAACAACCTTCAAGAAACCGTTGACTTCAAGGCTGCGCTGTTTGAATTCACTCAAACAGGCGAGTAG
- a CDS encoding CTB family bacteriocin: MSDHIQPQELSSEELDNVAGGASRFATAATSEREDRQISSLNVGRNGIQSNNLQETVDFKAALFEFTQTGE; the protein is encoded by the coding sequence ATGTCTGACCACATTCAACCCCAAGAATTATCTTCTGAAGAACTAGATAACGTTGCTGGTGGTGCAAGTCGTTTTGCAACTGCTGCAACTAGTGAAAGAGAAGATAGACAAATTAGCAGCTTAAATGTTGGTCGCAATGGTATTCAAAGCAACAACCTTCAAGAAACCGTTGACTTCAAGGCTGCGCTGTTTGAATTCACTCAAACAGGCGAGTAG
- a CDS encoding CTB family bacteriocin encodes MSDNIQPQELSSEELDNVAGGASRFAAAATSELDDAQISSFNAGRNGIQSNNLQETVDFKAALVEFTQTGK; translated from the coding sequence ATGTCTGACAACATTCAACCCCAAGAATTATCTTCTGAAGAACTAGATAACGTTGCTGGTGGTGCAAGTCGTTTTGCAGCTGCTGCAACTAGTGAACTAGATGATGCACAAATCAGCAGCTTCAATGCTGGTCGCAATGGTATTCAAAGCAACAACCTTCAAGAAACCGTTGACTTCAAGGCTGCGCTTGTTGAATTCACTCAAACAGGTAAGTAG
- a CDS encoding CTB family bacteriocin yields MSDNIQPVELSSEELDNVAGGASRFATAATSEREDRQISSLNVGRNGIQSNNLQETVDFKAALFEFTQTGE; encoded by the coding sequence ATGTCTGACAACATTCAACCCGTAGAACTATCCTCTGAAGAATTAGATAACGTTGCTGGTGGTGCAAGTCGTTTTGCAACTGCTGCAACTAGTGAAAGAGAAGATAGACAAATCAGCAGCTTAAATGTTGGTCGCAATGGTATTCAAAGCAACAACCTTCAAGAAACCGTTGACTTCAAGGCTGCGCTGTTTGAATTCACTCAAACAGGCGAGTAG
- a CDS encoding DUF3365 domain-containing protein, producing the protein MLNRFKLATKFTFLLSLVFLCAIAVSGFTLSHALEHKAEAEIGYRSQILAETMDSIRNFTNTKVSPLLLPMVETQSTFVPETIPSYAVREVFENLRKNPEYKDYFYKDANLNPTNMRDKADTFEMQVIERFRNEPELKNISGFRDSFEEKLFYSARPFVVKNPTCLRCHSTPEAAPRSHVLSYGSENGYGWELNKVLGTQIIYLPAKKVFDDANRAFILFISLFIVIFAVVILLINYLLKRNVLQPLKPMAQLAQKMTMAQISSEEAEEFDRQKLTPIVKRNDELGQMGRVFQRMMHEIYAREQQMTQQLQKLRIEIDETRRARQVAEIEGSESFQQLQEEARIMRSKRNNGNQ; encoded by the coding sequence ATGTTGAACAGATTTAAATTAGCAACTAAATTTACCTTTCTTCTATCGCTGGTTTTCCTCTGTGCGATCGCAGTCAGTGGTTTTACTTTATCTCATGCACTAGAACATAAGGCGGAAGCCGAAATTGGTTACCGTAGCCAAATTCTGGCAGAGACGATGGACTCTATCAGAAACTTCACCAACACAAAAGTCAGTCCTCTGCTGTTACCGATGGTGGAAACTCAATCGACCTTTGTCCCGGAGACGATTCCCAGTTATGCAGTTAGAGAAGTGTTTGAAAATCTGCGGAAAAATCCAGAATATAAAGATTACTTTTATAAAGATGCCAATCTCAATCCCACCAATATGAGGGATAAGGCTGATACATTTGAGATGCAGGTTATTGAACGATTTCGCAACGAACCAGAACTGAAAAACATTTCAGGTTTCCGCGATTCTTTTGAAGAAAAACTGTTCTATAGCGCTCGTCCTTTTGTTGTTAAAAACCCTACTTGTTTACGCTGCCATAGTACACCGGAAGCTGCGCCAAGAAGTCATGTTTTAAGTTACGGTTCCGAAAATGGCTATGGATGGGAACTCAATAAAGTGCTAGGTACTCAAATCATTTACCTTCCTGCTAAAAAGGTATTTGATGATGCTAACCGTGCTTTTATATTATTCATTAGCTTATTTATTGTTATCTTCGCTGTAGTAATTTTATTAATTAATTATTTACTGAAACGCAATGTGCTACAACCCCTCAAACCAATGGCACAATTAGCGCAGAAAATGACTATGGCTCAAATTAGTTCTGAAGAAGCGGAAGAATTTGACCGCCAAAAGCTCACACCCATCGTTAAACGCAATGATGAATTAGGACAGATGGGGAGAGTTTTTCAACGCATGATGCATGAAATTTATGCTCGTGAACAACAAATGACGCAGCAATTACAAAAACTCAGAATCGAAATTGATGAAACAAGACGCGCGCGTCAAGTTGCAGAAATTGAGGGATCAGAATCATTCCAACAATTGCAAGAAGAAGCAAGGATTATGAGAAGTAAACGCAACAACGGGAATCAGTGA
- a CDS encoding MinD/ParA family protein has protein sequence MSEIISVHSFRGGTGKSNVTSNLATLIARSGKRVGVVDTDIQSPGIHVLFGLEEARIRYTLNDYLWGRCAIEDAVYDVSSVLKQKPSLFSRQGNIYLLPSSIKMSDISRILREGYDARLLNDGLRHLVKRLKLDYLLIDTHPGINEETLLSIILSDTLVLILRPDKQDYQGTAVAVDVAKKLEVPKMLLVVNKALPSLNFNELRQKIQSTYATPVAGILPVSEEMFNLGSSGIFSLQYPNHPWTETISAIAKQVMGTKTKSMV, from the coding sequence GTGTCTGAAATAATTTCTGTGCATTCATTCCGTGGCGGAACTGGTAAATCAAACGTTACAAGTAATCTGGCTACTTTAATTGCTCGTTCTGGAAAGCGAGTAGGAGTTGTTGATACTGATATTCAATCTCCTGGTATTCATGTTTTGTTTGGGTTAGAAGAAGCACGCATTCGCTATACCCTGAATGATTATTTATGGGGACGTTGTGCGATTGAAGATGCAGTTTATGATGTGAGTTCTGTGCTTAAACAAAAACCATCTTTATTTAGCCGTCAGGGAAATATTTATCTCTTGCCTTCTAGTATTAAGATGAGTGATATTTCTCGGATTTTACGCGAAGGTTATGACGCGCGCTTGCTGAATGATGGTTTACGCCATTTAGTAAAGCGTTTAAAACTAGATTATCTATTAATTGATACTCACCCTGGTATTAACGAAGAAACTTTGCTTTCAATTATTCTTTCTGATACCTTGGTGTTGATTCTACGTCCAGATAAACAAGATTACCAAGGGACAGCCGTAGCAGTTGATGTGGCGAAGAAATTAGAAGTACCAAAAATGCTTTTAGTGGTTAACAAAGCACTACCATCTTTAAATTTTAATGAGTTACGGCAAAAAATCCAAAGTACCTACGCCACCCCTGTAGCTGGAATTTTACCTGTGAGTGAAGAGATGTTCAATTTAGGCAGTAGTGGCATTTTCAGCTTACAGTATCCCAATCATCCTTGGACAGAAACAATCAGTGCGATCGCAAAACAAGTTATGGGTACTAAAACAAAATCTATGGTGTAA
- a CDS encoding plasmid pRiA4b ORF-3 family protein yields MEDLFASINLTLNQELPYITESQQALFTELSIDENQPGTILRDFQSLIDFIQPKGVEVSSVNHLLPLKVLSELNLQLSHPIDTKLKRPVQKSYPYINGLYLLLRSSGIVQIKSQGRKQFLVLDEAVLESWSKLNFTERYFTLLEAWLIWGNNEILGERQDTWNNLFKCIQFWARIPDQGLKLAKYDDQQVLGYYPGLHNIALLELFGLLTIQQAKAQEGKGWRITSVERLPLGDAMFRLLFPVGITGKFEEEININFGQLQPHFQPFFPEWQNNLILPKQGFTDGIYIFKVSVAKSWRRIAIPAKRELSWLASTILDAFDFDYDHLYEFSYKDRFGRTCTIGHPYTESPPFADQVRIGDLPLELGTSMTYLYDFGDNWQFNVQLEDIQPLDNKIKKAKILEIHGDAPRQYWSEDDDWDEDE; encoded by the coding sequence ATGGAAGACTTATTTGCCAGCATCAACCTGACTCTAAATCAGGAACTACCTTATATTACAGAGTCACAGCAAGCACTGTTCACAGAACTCAGTATCGATGAAAATCAACCAGGGACAATTCTGCGTGACTTCCAATCTTTAATCGATTTTATCCAACCAAAAGGTGTAGAAGTCAGTAGCGTTAATCATCTTTTACCACTAAAAGTCTTATCGGAACTAAATTTACAGTTAAGCCACCCAATTGATACTAAACTGAAACGTCCTGTACAAAAATCATATCCTTACATCAATGGGCTTTATCTGTTATTACGTAGTTCAGGAATCGTGCAAATTAAATCTCAAGGTAGAAAACAGTTTTTAGTATTAGATGAAGCTGTTTTAGAATCTTGGTCTAAGCTCAATTTTACAGAACGTTATTTTACCTTATTAGAAGCTTGGTTAATTTGGGGAAATAACGAAATTTTAGGTGAGCGCCAAGATACATGGAATAATTTATTTAAATGTATTCAATTTTGGGCGCGGATTCCCGATCAAGGCTTAAAGTTAGCTAAATATGACGACCAACAAGTTCTTGGCTATTATCCTGGTCTGCATAATATTGCTTTATTAGAATTATTTGGATTACTAACCATTCAACAAGCAAAAGCTCAAGAAGGTAAGGGATGGCGCATTACCAGTGTAGAACGTTTACCCCTTGGTGATGCGATGTTTAGGTTACTCTTTCCAGTAGGAATTACAGGCAAATTTGAAGAAGAAATAAATATAAATTTTGGGCAATTACAGCCTCATTTTCAGCCGTTCTTTCCTGAATGGCAAAATAATTTAATCCTACCCAAACAAGGATTTACTGATGGTATTTATATTTTTAAAGTATCGGTTGCTAAATCTTGGCGACGAATTGCTATCCCAGCCAAAAGAGAATTAAGCTGGTTAGCTAGCACAATTCTTGATGCTTTTGATTTCGACTACGATCACCTATATGAATTTAGTTATAAAGACCGTTTTGGTCGTACTTGTACAATAGGTCATCCCTATACAGAATCACCCCCATTTGCCGATCAAGTCCGTATTGGTGATTTACCATTAGAACTGGGGACAAGCATGACTTATCTTTATGATTTTGGCGATAATTGGCAATTTAATGTGCAATTAGAAGACATTCAACCACTAGATAACAAAATTAAAAAAGCCAAAATTTTAGAAATTCACGGCGACGCACCGCGACAATATTGGAGCGAAGATGATGATTGGGATGAAGATGAGTAA
- a CDS encoding nucleotidyltransferase family protein, which produces MNSNTRLQMILADSPVGMILRAIAPLHLPDWWLAGGAVRNTVWRAIFGNDCALVIKDFDIAFFDIQGNRSQEQAAKAILQEQFPNQEFDVKNQASFARWRDGERTYNSTEDGIAQWLHTATAVGVRLNAQGEWQFFTPYGLDDLFNGIIRPTPVNIDNHHARQKASSFLQKCPYLQLA; this is translated from the coding sequence ATGAACAGTAACACTCGCTTACAGATGATTCTCGCTGATTCACCTGTAGGGATGATTTTAAGAGCGATCGCACCACTTCACCTACCTGACTGGTGGTTAGCAGGCGGTGCGGTGCGAAATACTGTTTGGCGGGCAATTTTTGGTAATGATTGCGCTTTAGTAATCAAAGACTTTGATATTGCATTTTTCGATATCCAAGGAAACCGTTCCCAAGAACAAGCAGCAAAAGCTATTCTCCAAGAACAGTTTCCTAACCAAGAGTTTGATGTCAAAAATCAAGCCAGTTTTGCCCGGTGGCGTGATGGCGAAAGAACCTACAATAGTACAGAAGACGGCATCGCCCAATGGTTACATACTGCAACGGCTGTAGGAGTGCGGTTAAATGCTCAAGGAGAATGGCAATTTTTTACCCCCTACGGTTTGGATGATTTATTTAATGGCATCATCCGCCCTACACCCGTAAATATTGATAATCATCATGCTCGTCAAAAAGCATCTAGTTTCTTACAAAAATGTCCTTATTTGCAACTAGCCTAG
- a CDS encoding M3 family metallopeptidase, producing MTQSATLSQNPLLKGAGLPPFAEIKAEQVIPAFKELLTELDSELTALEKNVQPTWSGLVEPLDKISDKLSWSWGIVNHLMGVKNSPELREAHEAVQPDVVQFITKLGQSQPLYNAFKALHASDAWKGLESAQQRIVEAAIRDAELSGVGLEGEAKERFNAIQMELAELSSKFSNHVLDATKAFSITLTTKEEIDGLPQSLLSLAAQAARAAGEENATPENGPWRITLDFPSYGPFMQHSTRRDLREQLYKAFISRAASGELDNNPLIDRILELRQELSGLLGFNNFAELSLASKMAPNVEAVEALLEELRRVSYDAAVKDLAELKAFAASKGAKEAEDLKHWDISFWAERQREEKFSFTAEELRPYFPLPQVLDGLFGLVNRLFGVTVTPADGQAPVWHEDVRYFQIADETGAAIAYFYLDPYSRPAEKRGGAWMDVCINRGKTAENGSSSVRLPVAYLVCNQTPPIDDKPSLMTFNEVETLFHEFGHGLQHMLTKVDYTGAAGINNVEWDAVELPSQFMENWCYERPTLFGMAKHYETGEPLPEHYYQKLIAARNYMSGSAMLRQLHFSSVDLELHSRYRPGGAETPADVRHRIAKTTTVIPPLPEDAFLCAFGHIFGGGYAAGYYSYKWAEVLSADAFAAFEEVGLEDEAAIKATGRRYRDTVLALGGSKHPMEVFKTFRGREPSTAPLLRHNGLAATA from the coding sequence ATGACTCAAAGTGCTACTCTTTCTCAGAATCCCCTACTCAAGGGTGCTGGCTTACCTCCCTTTGCGGAAATCAAAGCGGAACAAGTAATCCCAGCCTTCAAGGAACTGTTAACAGAACTGGATTCCGAACTTACTGCTTTAGAAAAGAATGTACAGCCTACTTGGAGCGGTTTAGTAGAACCTTTAGACAAAATCTCAGACAAGCTGTCTTGGAGTTGGGGTATAGTCAACCATTTAATGGGTGTCAAGAATAGCCCAGAACTACGGGAAGCTCATGAAGCAGTGCAACCAGATGTGGTGCAATTTATCACCAAACTGGGTCAAAGCCAACCTCTTTACAATGCTTTTAAGGCTCTCCATGCTAGTGATGCTTGGAAGGGCTTAGAATCAGCACAGCAAAGAATTGTAGAAGCTGCGATTCGGGATGCGGAACTTTCTGGTGTGGGCTTAGAAGGAGAAGCAAAGGAACGTTTCAACGCTATTCAGATGGAGTTAGCAGAACTTTCGAGTAAGTTCTCTAACCATGTCCTCGATGCTACCAAAGCCTTTAGCATCACCCTCACCACCAAAGAAGAAATCGACGGCTTACCCCAAAGTTTACTGAGTTTAGCAGCCCAAGCCGCTCGTGCTGCTGGGGAAGAAAATGCGACACCAGAAAATGGCCCCTGGCGCATCACTTTAGATTTCCCTAGTTATGGCCCCTTTATGCAGCACAGCACCCGCCGGGATTTGCGCGAACAGCTGTACAAAGCTTTTATTAGTCGTGCTGCATCCGGCGAGTTAGATAATAATCCCCTCATTGACCGTATATTAGAATTACGCCAAGAACTATCTGGGTTACTAGGTTTTAACAACTTTGCGGAATTAAGCCTAGCTAGTAAAATGGCTCCCAATGTCGAAGCTGTGGAAGCACTGTTAGAAGAACTGCGTCGCGTTAGTTATGATGCAGCCGTTAAAGATTTAGCAGAACTCAAAGCCTTTGCCGCCTCCAAAGGTGCAAAAGAAGCTGAAGATTTAAAACATTGGGATATTAGCTTCTGGGCGGAACGTCAGCGAGAAGAAAAATTCTCCTTTACTGCGGAAGAATTACGCCCTTACTTCCCCCTTCCCCAAGTCCTCGATGGCTTATTTGGCTTAGTTAATCGCTTATTTGGCGTTACAGTCACCCCCGCCGATGGTCAAGCCCCAGTATGGCATGAGGATGTGCGTTATTTCCAAATAGCTGATGAAACAGGCGCTGCGATCGCCTACTTTTATTTAGATCCCTACAGCCGCCCCGCCGAAAAACGTGGTGGTGCGTGGATGGATGTCTGCATTAATCGTGGCAAAACTGCGGAAAATGGTAGCAGCAGCGTTCGTTTGCCTGTAGCATATTTAGTCTGTAACCAAACTCCCCCCATTGATGACAAGCCCAGCTTAATGACTTTCAATGAAGTGGAAACCCTCTTCCACGAGTTTGGGCATGGTTTACAGCATATGCTTACCAAAGTTGATTATACTGGTGCTGCTGGTATAAATAACGTCGAATGGGATGCAGTCGAACTACCCAGTCAGTTTATGGAAAACTGGTGCTACGAACGCCCCACTTTGTTTGGCATGGCGAAGCACTATGAAACAGGTGAACCGCTACCAGAGCATTATTACCAAAAGCTGATCGCAGCCCGCAACTATATGAGTGGTAGTGCGATGTTACGGCAACTCCACTTTAGCAGTGTCGATTTAGAACTCCACTCTCGCTATCGTCCTGGTGGCGCTGAAACCCCTGCTGATGTCCGCCATCGCATAGCCAAAACTACCACCGTTATACCCCCATTACCAGAAGATGCTTTCTTATGTGCATTTGGGCACATCTTTGGCGGTGGTTATGCGGCAGGTTACTACAGCTACAAATGGGCGGAAGTTTTGAGTGCTGACGCTTTTGCTGCTTTTGAAGAAGTTGGACTGGAAGACGAAGCTGCGATTAAAGCTACAGGTAGACGCTACCGTGATACAGTGCTGGCGCTGGGTGGTAGCAAGCACCCAATGGAAGTATTTAAAACCTTCCGGGGACGTGAACCGAGTACCGCGCCTTTGCTGCGACACAATGGTTTAGCGGCGACAGCTTAA
- a CDS encoding EF-hand domain-containing protein: MATEQELQSLFNTLDIDQDGKISINELFLSPGLSAIISAETGVSSPQELLAMHGDKDGSISFEELKEVVKKASNLT; encoded by the coding sequence ATGGCAACCGAGCAAGAGCTTCAATCTCTTTTTAATACCTTAGATATCGATCAAGATGGCAAAATCTCCATTAATGAGCTTTTTTTAAGCCCTGGTTTAAGTGCAATCATCTCAGCTGAAACAGGTGTTAGTAGCCCCCAGGAATTGCTAGCTATGCATGGAGATAAAGACGGTAGTATCTCCTTTGAAGAGTTAAAGGAAGTAGTTAAGAAAGCAAGTAATTTAACCTAG
- the thrB gene encoding homoserine kinase produces MSVVSSVTVTVPATTANLGPGFDCIGAALTLYNKVKFTRLDAGGLIIHVTGKEAEGVNTDESNLLYQAFVKLYQHIEQIPPSVKIEIDLGVPLARGLGSSATAIVGGLVAANQLAGEPLSQLQVMELAIAMEGHPDNVVPALLGGCRLAATSAEGWEICDVPWDENVVPVVAIPDFELSTQEARRVLPTEFSRADAIFNTAHLGLLLRGLATGKGEWLKTALQDKLHQPYRKALIPGYDAVNQAAVAAGAYGMVISGAGPTLLALADAQNSQAVAAAMQTAWQTVGITADVRSLSLDNQGASSLNEG; encoded by the coding sequence ATGTCTGTTGTTTCTAGTGTCACTGTTACTGTTCCCGCCACCACTGCTAACTTAGGGCCTGGTTTTGACTGCATTGGTGCAGCTTTAACGCTGTATAACAAAGTTAAGTTTACGCGTCTGGATGCAGGCGGGTTAATTATTCACGTTACAGGTAAAGAAGCAGAAGGGGTAAACACTGATGAAAGTAATCTGCTCTATCAAGCCTTTGTCAAGTTATATCAACATATAGAGCAGATACCGCCGAGTGTGAAAATTGAGATTGATTTAGGTGTACCTTTGGCGCGGGGTTTAGGTAGTTCCGCGACAGCAATTGTTGGTGGTTTAGTTGCGGCTAATCAACTGGCTGGGGAACCACTTTCGCAGTTGCAGGTGATGGAATTAGCGATCGCAATGGAAGGACATCCTGATAATGTTGTTCCCGCTTTATTGGGGGGATGTCGTCTAGCTGCTACCAGTGCTGAAGGTTGGGAAATTTGTGATGTTCCTTGGGATGAAAATGTTGTGCCAGTGGTAGCAATTCCTGATTTTGAACTTTCAACTCAAGAAGCGCGGCGGGTTCTCCCCACAGAGTTCAGCCGTGCAGATGCAATTTTCAATACAGCTCATTTGGGTTTATTGTTGCGGGGCTTGGCAACTGGTAAGGGAGAATGGTTAAAGACGGCTTTGCAAGATAAGTTACATCAACCTTATCGTAAAGCTTTGATTCCTGGTTACGATGCGGTGAATCAAGCTGCTGTAGCTGCTGGTGCTTATGGCATGGTGATTAGTGGTGCAGGGCCGACGTTGTTGGCTTTAGCAGATGCACAAAATTCCCAGGCTGTAGCAGCAGCAATGCAAACTGCTTGGCAAACAGTAGGAATTACAGCTGATGTGCGATCGCTTTCTTTGGATAACCAAGGTGCAAGCAGCCTTAATGAAGGATAA
- a CDS encoding helix-turn-helix domain-containing protein, giving the protein MSNDFEQPEVNLPNMGTGKYLTPFQRKQLQKNLQDDLSESYHQRIEIMLLADEGKTQTEICQILKCSPATARHWMHIARTGMAHQWQDCPLGRPKAINQEYLERLQQLLSLNPRDCGYGFRRWTVNWLRKHLAKELGIDVSDRHLKRVLKQMGLSTVPKPTLSQSEHTEKTAGQKILISDLKSEKSRTFTGFFLWESEK; this is encoded by the coding sequence ATGTCAAACGATTTTGAGCAGCCTGAAGTTAATCTCCCAAATATGGGAACAGGTAAGTATTTAACACCATTTCAGCGTAAACAGCTGCAAAAAAATTTACAAGATGATTTGTCTGAGTCTTATCATCAGCGAATCGAAATTATGTTGTTGGCGGATGAGGGCAAAACTCAAACCGAAATTTGCCAGATATTAAAATGTTCTCCGGCGACAGCACGACATTGGATGCATATTGCCCGTACTGGGATGGCGCATCAATGGCAAGATTGCCCTCTAGGTCGTCCAAAAGCAATTAATCAGGAATATTTGGAACGCTTACAACAGTTACTTTCTCTAAATCCTAGGGATTGTGGCTATGGGTTTAGACGCTGGACAGTCAATTGGTTGCGAAAGCATTTAGCGAAAGAATTGGGAATAGATGTGAGCGATCGCCATCTTAAACGCGTCCTCAAACAAATGGGGTTATCAACAGTCCCCAAACCTACTTTATCTCAGAGTGAACATACAGAGAAAACAGCAGGACAAAAAATCTTGATTTCTGACCTTAAATCCGAAAAATCACGTACTTTTACGGGATTTTTTCTTTGGGAATCAGAAAAATAA